A window from Lepus europaeus isolate LE1 chromosome 20, mLepTim1.pri, whole genome shotgun sequence encodes these proteins:
- the LOC133749176 gene encoding olfactory receptor 7D4-like → MQPGNQTAIKEFILLGLSGDRHLQPLLFGLFLSMYVVCVTGNLLIVLAISSDAHLHTPMYFFLSNLSFVDVCFTSTTVPKMLVNTQMRSKAITYAGCLTQMYFFMIFSSLDSMLLTVMAYDRFVAICHPLSYTVIMNPRLCGLLLLLSWFICLAHSSLQSLMILRVSFCKETEIPHFFCELAQILRLACSDTFANNIVLRCITGLLGVIPLTGILFSYSRIISTIMGISTDRGKYKAFSTCGSHLSVVSLFYGAGLGVYLTSGTVHPSRRGSIASVMYTVVSPTLNPFIYSLRNKDMKGALRKLLQRSSSLR, encoded by the exons ATGCAACCAGGGAACCAAACAGCCATTAAAGAGTTCATCCTCCTGGGACTTTCAGGAGATAggcacctgcagcccctcctgTTTGGGCTGTTCCTGTCCATGTATGTGGTCTGCGTTACAGGGAACCTGCTCATCGTCCTGGCCATCAGCTCTGATGCCCACCTCCACactcccatgtacttcttcctctccaactTGTCCTTTGTTGATGTCTGTTTCACCTCTACCACGGTGCCCAAGATGTTAGTGAACACCCAGATGCGGAGCAAAGCCATCACGTATGCAGGCTGCCTTACCCAGAtgtattttttcatgattttctctTCCCTGGATAGTATGCTGCTGACGgtgatggcctatgaccgctttgtggccatctgtcaCCCACTGAGCTATACAGTTATCATGAACCCTCGTCTCTGTGGCCTCCTGCTACTGCTTTCTTGGTTCATCTGCCTGGCCCATTCTTCACTACAGAGTTTGATGATACTGAGGGTATCCTTCTGCAAGGAAACAGAAATCCCGCACTTCTTCTGTGAACTTGCTCAGATTCTCAGGCTGGCCTGCTCTGACACCTTTGCCAACAACATTGTGCTGCGTTGTATAACTGGCCTGTTAGGTGTTATTCCCCTGACTGGGATCCTTTTTTCTTATTCTAGAATTATCTCTACCATAATGGGCATTTCGACTGATAGAGGGAAGTACAAGGCCTTTTCCACTTGTGGGTCTCACCTCTCAGTGGTCTCCTTGTTCTATGGTGCAGGACTTGGGGTTTACCTCACTTCTGGAACAGTGCATCCCTCCAGAAGGGGCTCAATAGCCTCCGTGATGTACACTGTGGTCAGCCCCACGCTGAACCCCTTCATCTACAGCTTGAGGAACAAGGACATGAAGGGGGCTCTGAGGAAGCTTCTTCA aagaagctcctcgcttcgCTAA